The following coding sequences are from one Streptomyces venezuelae window:
- a CDS encoding SCO3374 family protein → MAPTVPQPRVPVEQSDPVRQWYENELGWATAPEPGPARLLTGLRFDVLELPAEAGFAALRHLGPKAPVALRGETMRLWVSAGSADELPGLLDWLEWGDIPLGLTAVGAGGRIVAPTPPGWSGSRGAAVWLRPPEPGCEVEPTLPALPSLPGVGEGGTAHHSDPAVGSGLVRLVDTAATQCHRVRLRRRSRQPLAFS, encoded by the coding sequence ATGGCCCCCACAGTTCCTCAGCCCCGGGTACCGGTCGAGCAGAGCGACCCGGTGCGGCAGTGGTACGAGAACGAACTCGGCTGGGCGACCGCCCCCGAGCCAGGACCCGCGCGGCTCCTCACGGGGCTCCGCTTCGACGTCCTGGAACTTCCCGCGGAGGCGGGTTTCGCGGCGCTGCGCCACCTCGGACCGAAGGCGCCGGTGGCACTGCGCGGGGAAACGATGCGCCTCTGGGTGAGCGCCGGCAGCGCGGACGAGCTGCCGGGGCTGCTCGACTGGCTGGAGTGGGGGGACATCCCCCTCGGGCTCACCGCGGTCGGGGCGGGCGGGCGGATCGTCGCGCCGACGCCCCCGGGGTGGTCCGGCTCGCGGGGGGCCGCCGTCTGGCTGCGACCCCCGGAGCCCGGCTGTGAGGTGGAGCCGACGCTGCCCGCGCTCCCGTCCCTGCCCGGGGTGGGGGAAGGAGGGACGGCGCACCACAGCGATCCCGCCGTGGGCTCCGGTCTCGTACGGCTCGTGGACACGGCGGCAACGCAGTGCCACCGGGTCCGGCTGCGGCGTCGCAGCCGTCAGCCGTTGGCCTTCTCGTAG
- a CDS encoding type III pantothenate kinase has protein sequence MLLTIDVGNTHTVLGLFDGEDIVEHWRISTDARRTADELAVLLNGLMGMHPLLGDELGDGIDGIAICSTVPSVLHELREVTRRYYGDVPAVLVEPGIKTGVPILMDNPKEVGADRIINAVAAVELYGGPAIVVDFGTATTFDAVSARGEYAGGVIAPGIEISVEALGVRGAQLRKIELARPRSVIGKNTVEAMQAGILYGFAGQVDGVVNRMARELAGAGGDPDDVTVIATGGLAPMVLGEASVIDEHEPWLTLIGLRLVYERNVARS, from the coding sequence ATGCTCCTCACCATCGACGTGGGCAACACCCACACCGTCCTCGGCCTCTTCGACGGCGAGGACATCGTCGAGCACTGGCGGATCTCCACGGACGCGCGCCGCACCGCCGATGAACTGGCCGTGCTCCTCAACGGCCTGATGGGCATGCACCCCCTGCTCGGCGACGAGCTCGGCGACGGCATCGACGGCATCGCCATCTGCTCGACCGTCCCCTCGGTCCTGCACGAACTGCGCGAGGTCACGCGCCGCTACTACGGAGACGTGCCCGCCGTCCTCGTCGAGCCCGGCATCAAGACCGGCGTGCCGATCCTCATGGACAACCCCAAGGAGGTCGGCGCCGACCGCATCATCAACGCGGTGGCGGCGGTCGAGCTCTACGGCGGCCCGGCGATCGTCGTCGACTTCGGCACCGCCACGACCTTCGACGCGGTGTCCGCGCGCGGGGAGTACGCGGGCGGGGTCATCGCTCCCGGCATCGAGATCTCCGTGGAGGCTCTCGGTGTACGAGGCGCTCAGCTCCGGAAGATCGAACTGGCCCGACCGCGCAGCGTCATCGGCAAGAACACGGTGGAGGCCATGCAGGCGGGCATTCTGTACGGCTTCGCGGGGCAGGTCGACGGGGTCGTGAACCGGATGGCCCGCGAGCTGGCGGGCGCGGGCGGCGATCCGGACGACGTCACGGTCATCGCCACGGGTGGCCTGGCCCCCATGGTCCTCGGCGAGGCGTCGGTCATCGACGAGCACGAACCGTGGCTGACGCTGATCGGGCTCCGGCTCGTCTACGAGCGGAACGTTGCCCGTAGCTGA
- the nadC gene encoding carboxylating nicotinate-nucleotide diphosphorylase — protein sequence MSTPDDLPLAAPSAAGGGCGDACGCGGDDAYDALECGLDPALVQLLTEAGLDPVQIEDIAHMAIEEDLAGGVDVTTAATIPEDAVATADFAAREAGTVAGLRVAEAVISVVCEEEFEVERHVEDGDRVAAGDVLLSVTTRTRDLLTAERSALNILCRLSGIATATRAWADALDGTKAKVRDTRKTTPGYRALEKYAVRMGGGVNHRMSLADAALVKDNHVVAAGGVAQAFEAVREQFPEVPIEVEVDTLHQLREVVDAGADLILLDNFTPGETAEAVALVDGRAFLESSGRLTLENARAYAETGVDYLAVGALTHSSPILDIGLDLREAVRD from the coding sequence GTGAGCACCCCCGACGACCTCCCCCTCGCCGCCCCCTCAGCCGCAGGCGGTGGCTGCGGCGACGCCTGCGGCTGCGGCGGTGACGACGCCTACGACGCCCTGGAGTGCGGCCTCGACCCCGCGCTCGTACAGCTCCTGACCGAAGCAGGACTCGATCCCGTGCAGATCGAGGACATCGCGCACATGGCCATCGAGGAGGACCTGGCGGGCGGGGTGGACGTCACCACGGCGGCCACCATCCCCGAGGACGCCGTCGCCACCGCCGACTTCGCGGCGCGCGAGGCGGGCACCGTCGCGGGTCTCCGCGTCGCCGAGGCCGTCATCTCCGTGGTGTGCGAGGAGGAGTTCGAGGTCGAGCGGCACGTCGAGGACGGCGACCGCGTCGCCGCCGGTGACGTGCTCCTCAGCGTCACCACCCGCACCCGCGACCTGCTCACCGCCGAACGCAGCGCGCTGAACATCCTGTGCCGTCTCTCCGGCATCGCGACCGCCACGCGCGCGTGGGCCGACGCCCTCGACGGCACGAAGGCGAAGGTCCGCGACACCCGCAAGACGACGCCGGGCTACCGCGCCCTGGAGAAGTACGCGGTCCGCATGGGCGGCGGCGTCAACCACCGCATGTCGCTCGCCGACGCGGCCCTGGTCAAGGACAACCACGTGGTCGCCGCGGGCGGCGTCGCCCAGGCCTTCGAGGCCGTGCGCGAGCAGTTCCCTGAGGTGCCGATCGAGGTCGAGGTCGACACGCTCCACCAGCTGCGCGAGGTCGTCGACGCGGGCGCCGACCTGATCCTCCTGGACAACTTCACGCCCGGCGAGACGGCGGAGGCCGTCGCCCTCGTCGACGGCCGCGCGTTCCTGGAGTCCTCGGGCCGCCTCACCCTGGAGAACGCCCGCGCGTACGCCGAGACGGGCGTCGACTACCTCGCCGTGGGCGCCCTCACCCACTCGTCCCCGATCCTCGACATCGGCCTCGACCTGCGAGAAGCGGTGCGCGACTGA
- the panC gene encoding pantoate--beta-alanine ligase, whose translation MSTRTTLLHTAESLRTRARAGRRAVVMTMGALHEGHASLVRAARRVAGPEGEVVVTVFVNPLQFGAGEDLDRYPRTLEADLKIAEQAGADIVFAPSVDEVYPGGEPQVRVGAGPMGTVLEGVTRPGHFDGMLTVVAKLLHLTAPDVALFGQKDAQQLALIRRMVRDLNFPVEIVGVPTVREEDGLALSSRNRYLAPAERRTALALSQALFAGRDRHAAQEALRARAASAPASRARAVALSEIGESRAAADAHAVAESAEPSATGGPAAVVAAARLVLDEAARLVPPLELDYVALVDPADFTEVRPDHRGEAVLAVAARVGSTRLIDNIPLTFGVPA comes from the coding sequence ATGAGCACGCGCACCACGCTGCTGCACACCGCGGAGTCACTCCGCACGCGCGCGCGTGCGGGCCGCCGGGCCGTCGTCATGACCATGGGTGCCCTGCACGAGGGACACGCCTCCCTGGTCCGGGCCGCACGCCGCGTCGCGGGACCCGAGGGCGAGGTCGTCGTCACGGTCTTCGTGAACCCGCTCCAGTTCGGCGCCGGCGAGGACCTCGACCGCTACCCGCGCACCCTCGAAGCCGACCTCAAGATCGCCGAGCAGGCCGGGGCGGACATCGTGTTCGCCCCCTCCGTGGACGAGGTGTACCCGGGCGGTGAACCCCAGGTCCGCGTCGGCGCGGGCCCCATGGGCACCGTCCTCGAAGGCGTCACGCGCCCCGGGCACTTCGACGGCATGCTCACCGTCGTCGCCAAGCTGCTGCACCTCACCGCGCCCGACGTGGCGCTCTTCGGGCAGAAGGACGCGCAGCAGCTCGCCCTGATCCGCCGCATGGTCCGCGACCTCAACTTCCCGGTCGAGATCGTCGGCGTCCCCACCGTCCGCGAGGAAGACGGCCTGGCCCTCTCCAGCCGCAACCGCTACCTCGCCCCGGCCGAGCGGCGCACCGCGCTCGCCCTCTCCCAGGCCCTCTTCGCGGGCCGCGACCGGCACGCCGCCCAGGAGGCGCTGCGCGCACGGGCCGCCAGTGCCCCCGCCTCACGCGCGCGTGCCGTCGCCCTGAGCGAGATCGGCGAGTCCCGCGCGGCGGCCGACGCACACGCCGTGGCGGAGTCCGCCGAGCCCTCCGCGACCGGCGGACCCGCCGCCGTCGTCGCCGCGGCCCGCCTCGTTCTCGACGAGGCCGCCCGCCTGGTCCCCCCGCTGGAGCTGGACTACGTGGCGCTGGTGGACCCCGCCGACTTCACCGAGGTCCGCCCCGACCACCGCGGTGAGGCCGTCCTCGCCGTGGCCGCCCGGGTCGGCTCGACGCGCCTCATCGACAACATCCCGCTGACGTTCGGAGTCCCCGCATGA
- a CDS encoding ATP-dependent Clp protease ATP-binding subunit gives MFERFTDRARRVVVLAQEEARMLNHNYIGTEHILLGLIHEGEGVAAKALESLGISLEAVRQQVEEIIGQGQQAPSGHIPFTPRAKKVLELSLREALQLGHNYIGTEHILLGLIREGEGVAAQVLVKLGADLNRVRQQVIQLLSGYQGKETATAGGPAEGTPSTSLVLDQFGRNLTQAARESKLDPVIGREKEIERVMQVLSRRTKNNPVLIGEPGVGKTAVVEGLAQAIVKGEVPETLKDKHLYTLDLGALVAGSRYRGDFEERLKKVLKEIRTRGDIILFIDELHTLVGAGAAEGAIDAASILKPMLARGELQTIGATTLDEYRKHLEKDAALERRFQPIQVAEPSLPHTIEILKGLRDRYEAHHRVSITDEALVQAATLADRYISDRFLPDKAIDLIDEAGSRMRIRRMTAPPDLREFDEKIAGVRRDKESAIDSQDFEKAASLRDKEKQLLAAKAKREKEWKAGDMDVVAEVDGELIAEVLATATGIPVFKLTEEESSRLLRMEDELHKRVIGQKDAVKALSKAIRRTRAGLKDPKRPGGSFIFAGPSGVGKTELSKALAEFLFGDEDALISLDMSEFSEKHTVSRLFGSPPGYVGYEEGGQLTEKVRRKPFSVVLFDEVEKAHPDIFNSLLQILEDGRLTDSQGRVVDFKNTVIIMTTNLGTRDISKGFNLGFAAQGDTKSNYERMKNKVSDELKQHFRPEFLNRVDDVVVFPQLSQDDILQIVDLMITKVDERLKDRDMGIELSQSAKELLSKKGYDPVLGARPLRRTIQREVEDTLSEKILFGELRPGHIVVVDTEGEGDNATFTFRGEEKAALPDVPPIESAAGGGAGPNLSKDA, from the coding sequence ATGTTCGAGAGGTTCACCGACCGCGCGCGGCGGGTTGTCGTCCTGGCTCAGGAAGAAGCCCGGATGCTCAACCACAACTACATCGGCACCGAGCACATCCTCCTGGGCTTGATCCACGAGGGCGAGGGTGTCGCCGCTAAGGCCCTGGAGAGCCTCGGGATTTCGCTCGAGGCGGTCCGCCAGCAGGTGGAGGAGATCATCGGGCAGGGCCAGCAGGCTCCGTCCGGTCACATTCCCTTCACCCCCCGTGCCAAGAAGGTCCTGGAGCTGTCGCTCCGCGAGGCCCTTCAGCTGGGCCACAACTACATCGGCACGGAGCACATCCTGCTCGGCCTGATCCGTGAGGGCGAGGGCGTCGCCGCCCAGGTCCTGGTCAAGCTGGGCGCCGATCTCAACCGGGTGCGGCAGCAGGTCATCCAGCTGCTCTCCGGCTACCAGGGCAAGGAGACCGCCACCGCCGGCGGTCCTGCCGAGGGCACGCCCTCCACGTCCCTGGTCCTCGACCAGTTCGGCCGGAACCTCACCCAGGCCGCTCGTGAGTCCAAGCTCGACCCGGTCATCGGGCGCGAGAAGGAGATCGAGCGGGTCATGCAGGTGCTGTCCCGCCGTACGAAGAACAACCCGGTCCTGATCGGTGAGCCCGGCGTCGGCAAGACCGCCGTCGTCGAGGGTCTCGCCCAGGCCATCGTCAAGGGCGAGGTGCCCGAGACCCTCAAGGACAAGCACCTCTACACCCTCGACCTGGGCGCCCTGGTCGCAGGCTCCCGCTACCGCGGTGACTTCGAGGAGCGCCTGAAGAAGGTCCTCAAGGAGATCCGCACCCGCGGCGACATCATCCTGTTCATCGACGAGCTCCACACCCTGGTGGGTGCGGGTGCCGCCGAGGGCGCGATCGACGCCGCCAGCATCCTCAAGCCGATGCTGGCCCGCGGTGAGCTGCAGACCATCGGTGCGACGACGCTCGACGAGTACCGCAAGCACCTGGAGAAGGACGCGGCGCTGGAGCGCCGCTTCCAGCCCATCCAGGTCGCGGAGCCGTCGCTGCCGCACACCATCGAGATCCTCAAGGGCCTCCGCGACCGGTACGAGGCGCACCACCGCGTCTCCATCACGGACGAGGCCCTGGTGCAGGCCGCCACGCTGGCCGACCGGTACATCTCGGACCGCTTCCTGCCGGACAAGGCGATCGACCTGATCGACGAGGCCGGTTCCCGGATGCGCATCCGCCGGATGACCGCGCCGCCGGACCTCCGCGAGTTCGACGAGAAGATCGCGGGCGTCCGCCGCGACAAGGAGTCCGCGATCGACTCGCAGGACTTCGAGAAGGCCGCCTCCCTCCGCGACAAGGAGAAGCAGCTCCTGGCCGCCAAGGCCAAGCGGGAGAAGGAGTGGAAGGCCGGCGACATGGATGTCGTCGCCGAGGTCGACGGCGAGCTGATCGCCGAGGTCCTGGCCACGGCGACCGGCATTCCGGTCTTCAAGCTGACCGAGGAGGAGTCCTCCCGTCTGCTGCGCATGGAGGACGAGCTCCACAAGCGCGTCATCGGCCAGAAGGACGCCGTCAAGGCGCTCTCGAAGGCGATCCGGCGTACGCGTGCGGGTCTGAAGGACCCGAAGCGTCCCGGTGGCTCGTTCATCTTCGCCGGTCCGTCCGGTGTCGGTAAGACCGAGCTGTCCAAGGCGCTCGCCGAGTTCCTCTTCGGCGACGAGGACGCGCTGATCTCCCTCGACATGTCGGAGTTCAGCGAGAAGCACACGGTCTCGCGTCTCTTCGGTTCGCCCCCCGGCTACGTGGGCTACGAAGAGGGCGGCCAGCTGACCGAGAAGGTCCGTCGCAAGCCGTTCTCCGTCGTCCTGTTCGACGAGGTCGAGAAGGCCCACCCGGACATCTTCAACTCGCTCCTGCAGATCCTGGAGGACGGTCGCCTGACCGACTCCCAGGGCCGCGTCGTGGACTTCAAGAACACGGTCATCATCATGACGACCAACCTTGGAACCCGTGACATCTCGAAGGGCTTCAACCTGGGCTTCGCGGCCCAGGGCGACACGAAGTCCAACTACGAGCGGATGAAGAACAAGGTCAGCGACGAGCTGAAGCAGCACTTCCGCCCGGAGTTCCTGAACCGCGTGGACGACGTCGTCGTCTTCCCGCAGCTCAGCCAGGACGACATCCTCCAGATCGTCGACCTGATGATCACCAAGGTGGACGAGCGCCTGAAGGACCGGGACATGGGCATCGAGCTCTCCCAGTCCGCGAAGGAGCTCCTCTCGAAGAAGGGCTACGACCCGGTGCTCGGCGCGCGTCCGCTGCGGCGCACGATCCAGCGCGAGGTCGAGGACACCCTCTCCGAGAAGATCCTCTTCGGCGAGCTGCGTCCCGGCCACATCGTGGTCGTCGACACGGAGGGCGAGGGCGACAACGCCACGTTCACCTTCCGCGGCGAGGAGAAGGCGGCGCTGCCCGACGTGCCGCCGATCGAGTCGGCCGCCGGTGGCGGCGCGGGCCCGAACCTGAGCAAGGACGCGTGA
- a CDS encoding L-aspartate oxidase: MSATGIRLHAPAPGWSLDADIVVVGSGVAGLTAALRGAAAGLRTVVVTKARLDAGSTRWAQGGVAAAIGEGDTPEEHLDDTLVAGAGLCDEEAVRTLVTEGPGAVRRLIETGAHFDRDSEGAIELAREGGHHRRRIAHAGGDATGAEISRALVEAVRARGIPTIENALVLDLLTDADGHTAGVSLHVMGEGQHDGVGAVHAPAVVLATGGMGQVFSATTNPSVSTGDGVALALRAGAEVSDLEFVQFHPTVLFLGTDAEGQQPLVSEAVRGEGAHLVDADGVRFMVGQHELAELAPRDIVAKGIMRRMQEKGADHMFLDARHFGAEMWENRFPTILAACRAHGIDPVTEPIPIAPAAHYASGGVRTDRHGRTTVPGLYACGEVACTGVHGANRLASNSLLEGLVYAERIADDIVAQHAENTLHARVPAPVTPSGPPTHPLLPAEARFAIQRVMTEGAGVLRSASSLSEAAAQLARIHAEAAGALAEHGKTAEPGVDTWETTNLLCVARVLVAAAQRREETRGCHWREDHADRDDAAWRRHIVVRLNPDRTLAAHTTETHDFPPTRPSPQEQ; the protein is encoded by the coding sequence ATGAGTGCCACCGGCATACGGCTGCATGCGCCCGCCCCCGGCTGGTCCCTCGACGCCGACATCGTGGTCGTCGGCTCCGGAGTGGCCGGGCTGACCGCCGCCCTGCGCGGCGCTGCCGCGGGACTCAGGACGGTCGTGGTGACCAAGGCCCGCCTGGACGCGGGCTCCACGCGCTGGGCGCAGGGCGGTGTCGCCGCGGCGATCGGCGAGGGCGACACACCCGAGGAGCACCTGGACGACACGCTCGTGGCGGGCGCGGGCCTCTGCGACGAGGAGGCCGTGCGGACCCTCGTCACCGAGGGCCCCGGTGCCGTACGCCGCCTCATCGAGACCGGCGCGCACTTCGACAGGGACTCCGAAGGCGCCATCGAGCTGGCCCGCGAGGGCGGCCACCACCGGCGCCGCATCGCGCACGCGGGCGGCGACGCGACCGGCGCGGAGATCTCCCGCGCCCTCGTCGAGGCGGTCCGCGCGCGCGGCATCCCGACGATCGAGAACGCGCTGGTCCTCGACCTCCTCACCGACGCCGACGGTCACACCGCCGGTGTCTCCCTGCACGTCATGGGGGAGGGCCAGCACGACGGCGTGGGCGCCGTCCACGCCCCCGCGGTCGTCCTCGCCACCGGCGGCATGGGCCAGGTCTTCTCCGCGACCACGAACCCGTCCGTCTCCACGGGCGACGGCGTCGCGCTCGCCCTGCGCGCGGGCGCGGAGGTCTCCGACCTCGAATTCGTGCAGTTCCACCCCACGGTGCTGTTCCTCGGCACCGACGCCGAGGGCCAGCAGCCGCTGGTCTCCGAGGCCGTGCGAGGCGAGGGCGCGCACCTCGTGGACGCCGACGGCGTGCGCTTCATGGTCGGACAGCACGAGCTGGCCGAGCTGGCGCCCCGCGACATCGTCGCCAAGGGCATCATGCGCCGCATGCAGGAGAAGGGCGCCGACCACATGTTCCTCGACGCCCGCCACTTCGGCGCCGAGATGTGGGAGAACCGCTTCCCGACGATCCTGGCCGCCTGCCGCGCGCACGGCATCGACCCCGTCACCGAGCCCATCCCCATCGCCCCCGCCGCGCACTACGCCTCGGGCGGCGTCCGCACCGACCGGCACGGCCGCACCACCGTCCCGGGGCTCTACGCCTGCGGGGAGGTCGCCTGCACCGGCGTGCACGGCGCCAACCGGCTCGCCTCCAACTCCCTCCTCGAAGGCCTGGTCTACGCCGAGCGCATCGCCGACGACATCGTGGCGCAGCACGCGGAGAACACCCTCCACGCGCGCGTGCCGGCTCCCGTCACACCCTCCGGGCCCCCGACGCACCCCCTCCTCCCGGCCGAGGCCCGCTTCGCCATCCAGCGCGTCATGACCGAAGGCGCCGGAGTCCTCCGCTCCGCCTCGTCCCTCAGCGAGGCCGCCGCACAGCTGGCCCGCATCCACGCCGAGGCGGCGGGCGCCCTCGCCGAGCACGGCAAGACGGCCGAGCCCGGCGTCGACACCTGGGAGACCACCAACCTCCTGTGCGTCGCCCGCGTCCTGGTGGCCGCCGCCCAGCGCCGCGAGGAGACCCGCGGCTGCCACTGGCGCGAGGACCACGCCGACCGCGACGACGCGGCCTGGCGGCGCCACATCGTCGTACGCCTCAATCCGGACAGGACCCTGGCGGCGCACACGACCGAGACCCACGACTTCCCTCCGACCCGTCCCAGTCCCCAGGAGCAGTGA
- a CDS encoding amino-acid N-acetyltransferase, with translation MPAEVPERNEVSELSAKAVSVRRARTSDVPGVRRLLDSYVRERILLDKATVTLYEDIQEFWVAERDDNAELVGCGALHVMWEDLAEVRTLAVNPEVRGAGVGHQLLGKLLQTAGWLGVRKVFCLTFEVDFFAKHGFVEIGETPVDGDVYSELLRSYDEGVAEFLGLERVKPNTLGNSRMLLHL, from the coding sequence ATGCCAGCAGAGGTCCCCGAACGCAACGAAGTCAGCGAACTCAGCGCAAAAGCGGTCTCCGTCCGGAGGGCGCGAACCTCCGATGTGCCGGGCGTCCGCCGCCTCCTCGACTCCTACGTCCGCGAGCGCATCCTCCTGGACAAAGCGACGGTGACGCTTTACGAGGACATCCAGGAGTTCTGGGTGGCGGAACGCGACGACAACGCGGAGTTGGTCGGCTGCGGCGCTCTGCACGTCATGTGGGAAGACCTCGCCGAAGTACGCACACTCGCGGTGAATCCCGAGGTCAGGGGTGCCGGAGTGGGGCATCAGCTGTTGGGCAAGTTGCTGCAGACCGCCGGGTGGCTCGGCGTCCGCAAGGTTTTCTGTCTCACCTTCGAAGTCGACTTCTTCGCGAAGCACGGCTTCGTGGAGATCGGCGAGACTCCGGTCGACGGAGATGTCTACAGCGAGCTCCTGCGTTCCTATGACGAGGGCGTCGCCGAGTTCCTCGGCCTCGAACGAGTGAAACCGAACACCTTGGGCAACAGCCGGATGCTTCTGCATCTGTGA
- a CDS encoding BlaI/MecI/CopY family transcriptional regulator yields the protein MGELEDSVMTRVWKWNRPVTVREVLEDLQEERSIAYTTVMTVLDNLHQKGWVRREAEGRAYRYEAVSTRAAYAAALMNEAWSRSDNPAAALVAFFGMMSAEQREALSDAMRIVQGPEVAQRSEVAQPPEVTRPPENPASVERDAER from the coding sequence TTGGGAGAACTCGAAGACTCAGTCATGACGCGGGTGTGGAAGTGGAACCGCCCCGTGACCGTTCGAGAAGTCCTGGAAGACCTTCAGGAGGAACGGTCCATCGCGTACACGACCGTGATGACCGTTTTGGACAATCTCCATCAGAAGGGCTGGGTGCGTCGCGAAGCGGAAGGCCGCGCCTATCGATATGAGGCGGTCTCCACTCGTGCCGCCTACGCAGCCGCACTGATGAACGAAGCCTGGTCCCGGAGCGACAACCCCGCCGCCGCACTCGTCGCCTTCTTCGGCATGATGTCGGCGGAACAGCGGGAAGCGCTGAGCGACGCGATGCGTATCGTCCAAGGCCCCGAAGTCGCGCAACGCTCCGAAGTCGCCCAACCCCCTGAAGTCACCCGACCCCCCGAGAACCCCGCCTCCGTCGAGCGCGATGCAGAGCGATAG
- a CDS encoding Rossmann-like and DUF2520 domain-containing protein — translation MNASHQPDPRDRPARLTVGVVGAGRVGPALAASLQLAGHRPVAASGVSDASVRRAAALLPDVPLVPPAEVLERADLVLLTVPDDALPGLVEGLAETGAVRPGQLLVHTSGRYGTQVLEPALRAGALPLALHPAMTFTGTAVDVQRLAGCSFGVTAPEELRLAAEALVIEMGGEPEWIAEENRPLYHAALALGANHLVTLVAESMDLLRDAGVAAPDRMLGPLLGAALDNALRSGDAALTGPVARGDAGTVAAHVAELREHAPQTVAGYLAMARATADRALAHGLLKPELAEDLLGVLADGGDGGRGATGTGGGPEGGNR, via the coding sequence GTGAACGCATCGCATCAGCCAGACCCGCGGGACCGCCCCGCGAGGCTCACCGTGGGAGTCGTGGGAGCGGGCCGGGTGGGACCCGCGCTCGCCGCGTCACTGCAGCTCGCGGGCCACCGTCCGGTGGCCGCGTCCGGCGTGTCCGACGCGTCGGTGCGAAGGGCCGCCGCCCTGCTCCCCGACGTCCCCCTCGTCCCGCCCGCCGAGGTCCTCGAACGCGCCGACCTGGTGCTCCTGACCGTCCCCGACGACGCGCTCCCCGGCCTCGTCGAGGGCCTCGCCGAGACCGGCGCCGTCCGCCCCGGCCAACTGCTCGTCCACACCTCCGGGCGGTACGGCACACAGGTCCTCGAACCCGCCCTGCGCGCCGGAGCCCTGCCGCTCGCGCTGCACCCCGCCATGACCTTCACCGGCACCGCCGTCGACGTGCAGCGCCTCGCCGGATGCTCCTTCGGGGTGACCGCCCCCGAGGAGCTTCGGCTCGCCGCCGAAGCCCTGGTCATCGAGATGGGCGGCGAGCCCGAGTGGATCGCCGAGGAGAACCGCCCGCTCTATCACGCGGCCCTCGCGCTGGGCGCGAACCACCTGGTCACCCTGGTCGCCGAGTCCATGGACCTGCTGCGCGACGCGGGCGTCGCCGCCCCCGACCGCATGCTCGGACCGCTGCTCGGCGCCGCCCTCGACAACGCGCTCCGCTCGGGCGACGCGGCACTCACCGGACCCGTCGCGCGCGGGGACGCGGGCACCGTCGCCGCCCATGTCGCCGAGTTGCGCGAGCACGCGCCGCAGACCGTCGCTGGGTACCTCGCGATGGCCCGCGCCACCGCCGACCGCGCGCTCGCCCACGGCCTGCTCAAGCCCGAGCTCGCCGAGGACCTCCTCGGGGTCCTCGCCGACGGAGGCGACGGGGGCCGCGGCGCCACCGGAACCGGCGGCGGACCCGAAGGGGGAAACCGATGA
- a CDS encoding histone-like nucleoid-structuring protein Lsr2 — translation MAQKVQVLLVDDLDGGEADETVTFALDGKSYEIDLTTANADKLRGALEDFVKAGRRTGGRAGGRGKARAAATSGGQDTAAIRAWAKENGFEVNDRGRVPASIREAYEKANG, via the coding sequence GTGGCACAGAAGGTTCAGGTCCTTCTTGTCGATGACCTCGACGGTGGCGAGGCAGACGAGACCGTGACGTTTGCGCTGGACGGCAAGTCGTACGAGATCGACCTCACCACGGCCAACGCGGACAAGCTCCGCGGTGCCCTTGAGGACTTCGTCAAGGCCGGCCGGCGTACCGGTGGCCGTGCGGGCGGTCGCGGCAAGGCGCGCGCCGCCGCCACGAGCGGTGGCCAGGACACGGCCGCCATCCGTGCCTGGGCGAAGGAGAACGGTTTCGAGGTCAACGACCGCGGCCGCGTTCCCGCGTCCATTCGCGAGGCCTACGAGAAGGCCAACGGCTGA